A portion of the Planctomycetia bacterium genome contains these proteins:
- a CDS encoding PDZ domain-containing protein, with amino-acid sequence MPVRYRLLWGIVLFAGPMLAASPATAQPPAEPMAPAQDLRPGYLGVLAADSGDGAGAVMAEVVAGSPAAQADLRSGDVVVAVDGQPVEGASSFITAMAQVGPGESSVLTVRHAGFSREVSVTLGARPAPERRRFPEFGQVQWPAPMANWATLPRPDSLLPDRTPPEQRLGLHTQPSNPAALARRRLPERAGVLVSRVERDSPADLAGITVGTLIVSVDGVAVESRQALSKAIAGSGDTIEVTYFAGAEERSGTLVRTE; translated from the coding sequence ATGCCCGTCCGATATCGATTGTTGTGGGGAATCGTGCTTTTCGCCGGGCCGATGCTGGCGGCGAGCCCAGCGACTGCGCAGCCGCCCGCCGAGCCCATGGCGCCGGCGCAAGACCTGCGCCCCGGCTATTTGGGCGTCCTGGCGGCCGACTCCGGGGACGGCGCAGGTGCGGTGATGGCCGAAGTCGTCGCCGGATCCCCGGCGGCGCAAGCGGACCTACGATCCGGCGACGTGGTCGTGGCGGTCGATGGGCAGCCGGTGGAGGGCGCGAGTAGCTTTATCACGGCGATGGCCCAGGTTGGCCCAGGCGAGTCGAGCGTCCTGACCGTTCGGCACGCGGGGTTTTCGCGGGAAGTGTCCGTTACGTTGGGCGCGCGTCCAGCGCCGGAGCGTCGTCGATTTCCGGAGTTCGGGCAGGTGCAATGGCCCGCCCCGATGGCAAACTGGGCAACTTTGCCTCGGCCGGATTCGCTGCTTCCGGACCGCACTCCCCCCGAGCAACGGCTCGGATTGCATACGCAGCCGTCGAATCCCGCTGCGCTCGCGCGGCGCAGGCTGCCGGAACGAGCGGGGGTGCTGGTTTCGCGCGTGGAACGGGATTCTCCGGCCGATCTGGCGGGAATCACCGTCGGGACGCTCATCGTGTCGGTCGACGGCGTTGCGGTCGAGTCTCGGCAGGCCTTATCGAAGGCCATCGCTGGAAGCGGTGACACGATTGAGGTTACGTACTTCGCCGGCGCGGAGGAACGCAGCGGAACTTTGGTTCGCACCGAGTAA